CTCTCAGCCCCAAGTCACAAGTCGAAGTAGAGGACAAGTCGCCGCTTGAAGATTCTCGACCGCCGCCATCTTCGCCTCCCGGAATGAATTCCGCTCGATTTTACTACTACAGTGCTCCAGCTTCAAGTCATTCGCAACGCCCCGTAACTTCGACCCAGGGTTGCATTAGTGACGTCAGCAGCATTACACGGCCTGTAACCACGCATCTTCAGTCGGGGAACTCACAGTTAACGCCAGGACCTGCCAGACAGGCGACTGATAACTCACGAGAGGCCGCCAGGAAGAGCTGGCTGGAGGCCATCTTTGAGAAGCTGACCCCGAAGCAACCCAACCAGATCATTCTTCCAGACGACACTGACCCCTGCATTGTGTGGGACGAAGAAAGAAAGTGTTGGGTAGACAAAAATGCTCCCCCGGGCGAAACGAGTCAGCTGGTGGCTCCGCCACCTACGGACTCTAGTTTTGGAGGCCAGCTGAATTCGTACAGCAACGGGCAAGGACAGAGCCGGTATCACTTGAGCAAGCAGCGCTCTTCGCGCCGGCGCTATGTGGATCTGCTTAACGCAGACCATGGTGACGCAGACAGTAATAAGGCGTCTGGTGACGGTTCCTTGATGTCGGCGGCGGTTTTAGATCAACCGGCTACCACGCAAGGCGCGCCCCAGTTCTTCTTTCCCCAACCTACTAGTCAAATGTATGACAACTCTAGCAGTGACTTTGTTTCGAGTGCTCCCGCACTGGACCATTCATCGACCCCGGCTCCGTCGTTATCAGAGGCATCGGCACACTACGATTGGCCATCGCCCATGCCTGCGTCAACGCCCATGCATGCGTCAGCGCCCGCGACGTTCAGCCCGGCCTCTTGTGCAGATGAAGCCGTATAACCATTGTAAATCATCATCACAGTCTGCCGTTCTCGTTTGCTTTTATGTGCATGCAAATACAGGTCATTCTTGTCGCTCTTCTACCGACTCGAGCATCCATTTTTTCCCTCAGCCCACCTATAGGAGTGGTGAAATAAACACGGTGTCGAATAAATTGGCTACTTAACATAGCTGCGCATTTGGCGTAATCATAGTGAAGATCTGTAGAGTATCTTAAGAATGGTTTCGGTGTTGGCGTTGAAACTGAAATTAAACTGCGCGGGTGACGAAACGCAAAAAGTAGAAGTTGACAAGACGTCCTGTCAACTACTTCTACTTGTGTTTCTTCAGCCGCGCAGTTTTATTTGAGTTTCACTAAGAACACCAAAAAGAAagctttttaacgcgatagcgttaaagagctcgtgtcgcagaaaacccggcgatggccccgttggttgtgagcgaaaagtcgtctgcgtctgtgaccgaaaaatcaaatTACCAAGATAGCCGCGgcaggccgctacttgtccacgcgtacgcgcgcgatcacactgaaaaagccgcgcattcgaagaaaaaaaaaatgctcaagggcACGAAgcacggtagtttctttgccccgcCACCCCTCCGTGCTTAGCTTGCAGCGCttccgtcgggacgagagaagagataatgcaattgcagcatgcgacaaaccttagtaactccactcgcactggacggattcttcaaattttcgcggcgttgaattcgtgagacaataagcCCTTCTagagaattcattccatggttacttgaaaaagtgtttcagggcccctttaacgcattttgttcggcaggtgtcacgatgaaaacgagcccattcggcaataatagcgcgcgctggtccaatctactgtgtacgtgtttctgtgcgtgcgtgtgtatgtaacaaagcaTATTAATACGTAGGCACTTAGCTGTTGAAGGGTGcatgcactaggggccggatttcgctatcgcgttcaactcttaaaggcccCCAATTTTTCGCACATCAGTTCACTACTCCTTCACAATTCGGCAATCGCCAGGATTGTCGCGGGAATATGGTTCTTAAGCTAGAAAACGCGCAAAAGCAAATGGcgggtggcgacgccaccttcAAATTCCCGCACCAAGCGCCATGATGTCATAAAAGTTTGACGGTGCTTACTAGATCCTGCGTAGTTATGAGtaaaaatgaagtgcattgtCCAGTGAAATGGTCATAGACTTGAAATACCAAGTTTCAGGACAGTTTGTTGAGCCAATGCTGCTCAAATACTAAAACTCTTTTTAGAATCAGTGACGTCATGAGCGGGTGTTTCGGCGTGAAAATTTAAAAAATCAAATTCtttccattttattttttttattatttacacaGTTGGAATTAACAACGTAGGAGTTCTCAGCGTACAGTTTGTCAATCCAAACAGATTGTTTCGCTTAGGTACCCCGGTTCGAAGCTCCGGGATGTGTTAGCGGGAAATTCACAGGTCCGTTCCCTACGGCCGTTTGAAAAACACAAATGTCTACTGAAGACTCATTTCTAATTTGTGCGCGCATCAGACCTGTGCTCCGTTCGCGTTCTTGAAGCAGTGTTTCGCTCCTCTGCGATAGCGAAAGGCCGCCACAGGTGATATGTTTCATTGCACGACAGTTATCTGTGTTAGTACATTTCACCGCAATACATTGATGTATTGcagctcaatgacgccggacatgttcaataaagtttttactcactcactgcAGTGAAgcttacaaaagaaaaaaatttgttgCTCACATTTTGAGGCACACGCCTCGGAGCCTGCGTGCTCCAAACTCCTCTGTCTAATAACGGCTTTATTCTCCTACTCAACCCAGCTCACTCTCTTTACTGGCTAGCTCTGTCCTGCAGATGCGATTCTTTCTTCGAAAGCATCTGCAAAACCAGTGCATTTTCATTGACATAGATATTTCTGATGATGCAATTGATTTCGATTCACTGCACATATAGGGGCACAGAAGATGATGCCATGGTATGTAAAGATGAATAAACTTCGTTATACTTTAGCATGAAGTTTCCACACGTGATGGATTTTGTAACTGTTCAATAGAGATATTTAATTCGATACATCCAGGTTTTACTGTACAAAGAACACGTCGAGGCACACTTGCTGTGTGTTGCTTACTCACACCTGTTGCTCGCGAAAAATGTCTGTATGTTTCGAGTAGAGGCATGCGAATAGTGAAATTTCGTCTCTAATCGAATTGTGCTAAATTGCAGCCACAAATGTTGAATATAGAATATAATATTGAATAGTATAATTACATGAAAATTGTACCGTTAGTAATgacaagaaaaaggaaaaattGGGGATACTACGGCATGTCGACAGCATTATTACGTACTTATTCGGGAGGGTTTTTTCTTTCCCTCCCAAGCTTTTACGGGCACGCAAGCATGTTGAATGAAGAGCCATTACAGTCATCAGCAGCACTCCTAATCTCCTAAAGGCCAATAGAGGAGAGTATGAAAGCTAGTTTTTTTTCCCCTGTGATCACCCATTACGACTAATCTGACAAAGGCAATGCTGCGCTTCATCGCCATGGTAGCTGTCGGCTTAAATATCTCTGGTTGGGCACCCGTTCACAGCAGCATTTTAACTGTGCACTAGTACGATATGAGTTTCTATACGAGAGTTGCAGTGTGAAATGCACAGTGTCAATAAATTACCAGATGTGAAGCCGATCATCAAAGGTTTCATGGggattccggctgcagcggctgcatttccgatggaggcagaaatgctgtaggcccgtgtgctcagatttgggcgcacgttaaagaaccccaggtggtgaaaatttacGGAGTtctgcactacagcgtctctcataatcatatggtggttttgggacgttagaccccacatatcaatcaagggtTTCATGGGCCAAAGTCTGGACAATTTACGGCACCTGTGGCATACGCGGCCGAACTACGCAAGCAGTACATGCATTCGCTTTGGAAACAAAGCTGTGAAGGACTTGACAGTTTTACGACATGCTTTTTTCGTGTGCAAAATGACATAATCTGCTTCCAAATGAACATGTGATCGCATTGGAACCACGATATCAGTGGAAGTTTTAACAAAAGGACTACTGTAACAATGTTTGCATTAGTTTTATCCACCCCTCCCTAACCAAGTTGCACCATTGGCCTTTGTCCCGTTTTAAATATTCATCCTGAGAACTATGGGAAACTTTGAATACTAGCCATTCAAAAGTCGAATCGAATCACCTGATTAGGTATTATTCGATTAGAATTGAACCTCGAATATTCACGCACCCCTGGTTTCGAGTCGTATCATCACAAGCATATTCATATTCACTGCAGAGTGAAGACCTCTTCCAGCGATTGCAAGCTACACCTCTATTGCATTTGGTGGCTTCATACATAATCTCCGAATACCTAATCTTTTGTGTGAGTTGGCTTTCATTACTCTCCATGACTTCCCTTTATGCATGGCTGTCATGTGTTTGCCCACTGATACTTGTCCAATGTCCACAGTCAGTGTTGTTTACGGAGGATGTCAAAACagaactaagttttttttttccagaaaaatGCAGCCCAATAGAAGGATATTGCTTGAACTACAGTAGACTCCTTTTAAATGAAACTtaaagggaccaggaaaatgtgtttcctttaaaggagtttcgtttactgagaaaTAAACAGGGGTATAATATTCAAGTACGAAACCAAACATATtagaggcagttgttccatttaagtaGCAATTTTGTTTAAGAGAGTTTCATTTAATAGGAGTCTACTGTAGTATGACATCTACAAAATACTGCTAAAAAGCCACGTGAATCTTTTGCAGGCACTCATTAACTGGTGAATGGGGAGGAGTTGTTCTGGACatagcacacacacaaaaaatgttttTGTACTATTAGGAGAGCACACAAATTATGTGCAGTTTCGGCTGACTTAAAGCTTGATTAGACAGCGGTGCTGGTGGCAACAGTTATAGCTTGACCATTGCTAAACCTTCCAGAATGAATGCGAGACCCATAGTTTATCCAGGATGACTATCAGCCAGTCTTCCTTTGCCCATCACCCGTTCCACTTTTGCCATAGCTCCGCCTCTGCATCGCCTCCTCTCCACCAAGCTTCTCTCTCCCTGCCGCATCTGGGCTATAGAGTGCAGATGACGGATACTCGGATTATCCTTGGCCTTAAATAGCTCTGCTTTTAAAACAACTTTGTGCTCACCTAGTAGAAGGGGTCAAAGTAAACCTCTTTAAAATGGGAGCTCGAGCACAATGGTTGGAGATGCACGTGCAAGCTGCATCGTTCAGCTATAGCTGGGCAGAAATCCGATTATTCCATTGTGTGTGAGCTTCCCTTTGTTTCTCATATTAAGCAATAGCTCACTATAGAAAAACTATGCACTTGCCAGAATCAGGAGCAATGGATAGTGAAAAATCAAtccaaattttattttgctcCTCATTTCAGTGAgcgctccatttttttttctacgatgTTTGAATCCTTGACAATGTAAAAGCTCATTATGAAGAAATAGCATATAACATAAAAATAGTTTTCTCATAGCTAAAAATAAGATGTAATGTATATTTGTAATGCTTAACGAATGGTAATACAGTTCCTCATTTTTATTCATTATAACCAAAAATTTCTTATAATGAGGTTCGACTGTACataaatatgacaggtagatacAGTGTAGCAGACAAACCTCGAGTAAATTTATTGAACCCGCACAGGAAACAACCGCTACCTTATTTACATTCATGTGATGCCTTCTGTGCTTTGTTGTGCCACAGTATCAAAGTTACCTGGGACAGTTGCAAAAGTGGAATCGAAATTTTGTATAGTGCTCTACTTTGCATACTTTTGTACATTATACATATCTGAACTGATCATGTACAACAAAATCTAGAAGGCGCTAGAAATGGGAACAAAAGGATGGTCTACTTCGCATAGCATGATTGATGTCAAGCTTGCCAAAACCACATGTAGAGACAATAAATACGATAAGTTCACAATACATTACATTGCACTGTCAGATGCAGACTCTGAAAACAGTTTCTCACACCTTAAAGGACACTAAATACAGATTGTTTGCATTAACAAAACCAAACTTCCACATTTAACGCTGTTTCCTGCGAATACTGCATCTCCAAATATAATTTTTAAGCTTGATTATCAGAGCTCACAATAACTTTAACCTCAACGAGACTCCTTCACCTATAGTTCGAATTTAAGCAACACGTAAAATCTCTTTGCCCTGAAACCAAACAGCCTTGATTTACAGGTTCTGAAACCAAACAGCCTTGATTTACAGGTTCAAGTGAGAAGCAATTATCACAAGCAAAAGAAAAGGTTAGCACATTTATATCCCAATTCTACCAAAGCAATCTATATTAAGACACACCAATATTAATAACGATCATAATAACAACAAACATGCCTCTGGAGTTCACATCCAATACGGCACCTGAACATACATCGCTGTGTCTGTATGCAAAGTATCTAGACATATGTACACACTTCACACCAGAGGTGAAACCAGGCCACTTTGGTTCAACCAGAAAAGTGGCAGTGTTGGTGATGAAAAAACACTGGCACGCGAAGCTTGCAGGAGAACGTACTTTACAACTTGGCTAGACTGACGCCGAGCGGGACACTAGGTACACAGACGTTTGTCGCGTCCACATCCGACGGTCTCTGCGCCATCGCAGATCATTCCCTCACAAGGTTCTCTCACCCACACGACACTTGAAGCGCTGGTCCACACGAAACGCTGTTCTTGACGACGCACTGCGTCACACCACATATCGTCCCCTTGTCTTCTCTTGCGAGGAACCGCAGTATTCGTTATAGATGAGCTTTGCCAGGAACAGGTGAAAGACCACGATAAGGAAAGTGATGGACACCCAGAAGAGAGCCGGCAGGCCTCCAAGTTGATGGCCGTGCCGATGCAATGCAATGACATGGTGTTCGTGCGCCGGCGCTGTGAGAAAGAAAAGCTCTTTGCTTTATAACTTCTCTTTACAATAAAGCTCTGGATTGGGTAAGCTGTTTCACGCTCGTTTATGATACAAGCACAGTGCAACTGAGATAAGGAGGAGAATGAACACAAAGTCACAACACAATCAGTAGCTCCGAGTTCAAAATCTTGTACTTGAATAGCTTTCATTTATTTATGTACATtaaaaattctgaaaaaaaaaaaaaagggctgtgCTCTTGACCCTGTAATATTTCAATGTGAATGACAtgcatcctctttttttttttttacaactaaTTGAAAGTGACAAAAAGAATCTTTGATCTATTGCGTTAAGAATAACAAAGCCAAATCCAGCAATACCTCTACATTTGTGCCACAGTTGCCAGTAATTCGCTGTGAAAAAGTTTACATTGGTGTAAACAGTTGCATGCTCTCACGACTTTCGAAACTTTTCACGTACCTTCGACCACCTCTTTGACGTGTATGGTTTGACTGAGCTCCTTCATGTGCTCAAGGTCTGCAGTAATGTACAGAACAGCCGTCATGGGCTCAGTCACTTTCACCGGGAATTGCTTTGCCTTGAAGCTGCACAAAAGCAAATGTATGAAGCACACTAACAAACCCTAGAAGTGCCGATGCTTGACTGTTGTTGACAACAGCAAGCAAAAATGCAGAAATGGGTTATAGCTTGCACGAATGTACTAGTATTATAGGGATAGACAATTTGATAAAGTCCTATTTTTCAGCACAAAATTGAGAACCAGACAGACAAAGAAAAATGTTGTTTAATCAACTTGGTCATCCTGTATTCACATTGAAAAACTACaacagagagaaaaaggtgtGGTTCCTGTTCTAAAAATGTGATTAAGGCATAGGGAGTTGCGATAAGTAGGAAATTTAACTCCTCTGCTTGTTTGTTTGCCATGAAAGGAATTCCCCGACACTCAAACGCGAGAAAACAGGTGCTATACCTGACCTTTATGGTTTTAAAATATAGATGCATTTCTTGCTCAGCTGTGTGCTCATATCTCCTTAGAGTTCAAAAATGCCTTCCCTTATAAAAGCTTTTCATTGACTTCATTTATTCTTTGAAAGGGAAAATGAAAGATGAAACATTCCTGAATGCTCAAGGGCAGAGGTATCATGATCTGGCTCAGGCATGTGTGTGCCAACATTTCCGGACCCAAGTATACTGCTAAACCAATGACCGTAGCCCGACCTGTGACATTACACAGATGAGCACGTCTGTTTGCACTGGCACTTTCTTTCTCCGTAACGAATCAACTTGTTCAGAAAGAAGTATTGATGAGGTGTACTTGAGTGTAGGACTTTCAGAGAAAACTGGTCTCGCGGTACAGCTTGCAACTCAAACATTGTGGTTGCCTCGTCATGCGGATAATGTGTTGCTCTTTGGATACGCATGCTAAGACTAAGCTTCACCAAAATTAACCAACACGCAGTGTGCTGTTGCATGACTGCCTAGCCAAGAAACGCAATACTTACTCAAGCTTCACAGGTGGATCAAGGCATCCACCATCACACGCATAGTAGTCCCGGTCACTCCGGTCAAGCCAAACCTGCAGGAGCGCCTTGTTGTCATCGCCCAGCACAACGCTCACGTTGAGGTGCGTGGCGTTGCCATAGCTGATGCGGCGAAAGAAGAGTTCTCGGTGCAAGTCTTTTGGCTGAATGTTGAGCTCCAGGTGGCTGTCCTTGAACAGGAAGGCACCCAGACTCAACACCACGGCTTGCAACACGCCTTCCGCACCTACCAGCATTTAGAAATTGAAGCAGTGGAGATTGTCAGTGCCAAGTGGCCACATGTGCTACTCACACAAACAACTAATCAGATGGCACCTGGGGCAAGTTGGTACCACTTCACTGCGCATCGTGTAGATATGTGTCGTATACATGTAATATATATTATATTTAAGGTCTGATAAACTGCCCAGTTGGGAGTAAGCGtatgtttgttgttttttgcatttCGGTCCAGTTGTTTTGTTCTAGTGCGCTGCTACACTAAAGCAAGGGAAAGGAGACTTTGCATATGCCTTCCATAAAAAGAAAGTCCTAATTTTGTCTTTAGTTGCTTGTGCAAGCCCCGTGCAATTTGCTGTAAGCGTCCAAATAACTTTCTGAACCACCATGTGGCTGTGCTACAAAAATTTAGAAACAATTTAGAAACAAGACTCTATGTAATCATATGATAGTGAATTTGTTTTTGCATGTTACTGGAAAGCTGACACATCAACTCATGCTGACACATATTCCCCACTTGTTAAACAATTCATGTACATTACACAGGCTAGTGGTCAGATTATTGTAATCGTATGTGGAACTTTATTAAATAACATACATTCATCTGCTAACGATCTAATTTTTACACTATAATTAAACTAGCCCAACCAAAAATTTATGACTTGTGATATTGAAAAAACATATATATCCTCCTCTTTTTTAGTGTTAAAACAAAAAAGACTACATAGCACATCAGATATCCTAGCCTGCAGTGAAAGAAAATGCCCACAATCAATGCTCAGACCTTCAGCTAAGATTCCCACTTGTGTTAGAGGTTGTTACATTAAAATTTACATTAAAAAAGTAACAACCCAGAGTGGTGAGAGAGCGACAGACTGAGATTATGCCACGTAAAAACAGGGTTCAGATGTGATACTGAAACTCACCCGTTTTAATCAGTTTCGAACAGCCCTGGTTCTCCAAGGTGAGCATCCATAAGTTTACTGCGTTTGTAACTGAAGACAGGCTCGTCAGGTCAGCCCACAGGGTTGAGGCTTGCCTGCAGGTAAGGGAGGGGCAACAACTGAAGCCATACTGCCATGCATTTCACAGCAGCCTTCTGAGTTTATACGTTAGTGTCAGTGAGTAACTGAGCCCAGCAAAAGCTGAAAGTGTGCTTGTCTATCTAACAAATCCTTAGACGAGAACTGTTTTGAACGTCTGCAAAGTACTGCTGCAAGATACAACAGACCAGACACACATTATAAGAACTTCTTGATGGTAAGAAGCAAAGGTaccatgagtgagtactcacaggGTGTGGTGGCCACCGTAGCAGTGTTCCGGGTAGGCAAGAAGTGCTTGCAGCTCCCGGTGTTCCGCCGGACCAGTGTTCCACTCGGACGCCAAGGCACGCACGTGGGACAGTATGTAGTAGATGGTGCCATTGATGACGTCCCCATTGAGCGCACCATATGCTTTGGACTGGCTGATTCCGAAGCCAGTGCTCCACAACTGGGACATCCAAAAGTGAAGGCCGTGACCACCCACACACTGGTGAGCACTATCAGAGTTTCACACTGGTGCACACCCAGTAGTGCACAGACAGCAGTGTACACGCGCTGGTGTATGCACACTAGTGTGTACATACTGGTACACTCACAAGCAATACTCTTATAGAGGATAATTCACCAGAATTTGTGTAATGAATACCATCTCCATCAGTATCCTGTTTATGTCTAACATAGACATGTTCCACAAAAATTTGTATGAACCTCATGCTGCAATCATTCAATTAGGAGGGAAATAATAATTACTATAATGATTCATCCAATATTGGCTCAAGTGATGTAATTTACTAAACATGATCTTTTGAAATTTTACAAAAGTATCACTGTGTTAGCATAGGTTTCAGCATATATACGTAATCATTGCCTGGGCAAACTATTTCATTTAAAACAAGCAATTATTAAAAATGGTCAATTTGCAATGTAGCTAAACGCTTCAAAGCCATAGAGTCAAGGTTCAGTCAAATACATATACGTACTGCTAATCGTAAGCAGATAGCGTTTTAAAAATGAACCCATGTTTTAATGGCTATGTAAGGAACAGAAATCTCCTCGTAAGAATGTTCGCTTCATGAACATCCTTCTATCAATCACTAACGATCTATCAAATAATGGTGCCATACCATCACCAGATTCTCTAGATGCAGCAGTTAAATTGAAAGCACACTGCAGAGAAATCTGGATTGTTTCTTTGCTCGCAGCAAACTTGGAATACAATTAATGTTAAGCGAAATTGGATGCATTACTCAAAGAAAATGTGACAaaaatttttatcttttttctccCGACCTTTGGTAAAGCTTATGCTGGCATTTGCTGTCTCGAGCCAACCTTCGTGCTATCCTCCCATTATAAAGGCATAAAGGTCTCACCTGGCTCCACGCATCGACGTGCATATTGCGCAGAATGTGACTTTCGATGCTCACAACTCTCTGCATTTCCTGTAACATGAAAAAATGCAGGCACAAAATTCAATCGCAAAGTGTGAACTGAGCCTGGAAATACAAGATACAGACCCTGTGGTCGCAAATCATTTGATACAACAAAGTAAACTTCAAAATAGTTCCCCATAATAGAACATACGTGCTTCAGTATCACAAACATGTTGATTTTCACGCGTATAACCCTCCCCTGAATAAATTCCACACCCCCAACTATGATAAGCAGataatttttttaaaaacacCCCAGCATATTGCTGTGAAACTATTCTTCAAGCAATATTGTGAAACAGTGCTAGAAAGCCACCTTGCCCACCGAAACTTACGTGTCATTCACACCACAACTTCAGCTCCAAAGCTTTCGTATTTTTGTGTGTGGGTTACACACAAAAAACTTAATATCTCCATATCACAAGAGGCTTTGCTAAAATGAGGCTTGAAATATGTGAATACAAGACTAACGAAAGAGAGCACACATACCTCCTTGAGAAAAGATTGAAGCTGTGAGATTGCAGATGGGTAGTCTTTTGACTTCACAGGCAGAGAGTAATCCACCAGAGTCTGTATCTTGAGCACTGTGGAACTGAAAGGGTCAAGGGTTGAGCACGCATCAACCACATTCACTGTCTTTGTCATCCATCTAATCGGCATTACAACGTCGACACTGTCGCAAGGGAATGAAATGTGGTGTCCAAACTTATCTCGTGTTTGCACGCGCTGTCTCAGTTCTCTGCGATTCAATTGTGTTTTATCCATAAAGAACTTCTATGAAATTTATACAGCCCTTTGCCACCACAGGAGGCTCAGTTATGATGTGCTAATGGCAGCAAATCTCTCTCC
This genomic interval from Rhipicephalus microplus isolate Deutch F79 chromosome 10, USDA_Rmic, whole genome shotgun sequence contains the following:
- the LOC119181435 gene encoding uncharacterized protein KIAA2013 homolog isoform X2 translates to MDIGEKFRRVKRLCDGYLSSRKMLLLVMMALALVLYIGPSLFRWVRRKTPIMIDPSIGCVALNVDPFLRDVGEFDASLYRSYESSTDKQLLSFVGNGKIGFSVDDDNTLFIFNNRTLSLALPFHPGVEITYSQASHQEGNVIHFVKGTVFRYQCFNKRRKTISVSHTYYAHRTIPSLLVQTVKIVNPLSDPITFGIEQKGSTTENLQAKPLGIKDRYGQENIIWHGKVSPGISKDTVIAFALVTPKLPNTVTVEPKSSTVLKIQTLVDYSLPVKSKDYPSAISQLQSFLKEEMQRVVSIESHILRNMHVDAWSQLWSTGFGISQSKAYGALNGDVINGTIYYILSHVRALASEWNTGPAEHRELQALLAYPEHCYGGHHTLQASTLWADLTSLSSVTNAVNLWMLTLENQGCSKLIKTGAEGVLQAVVLSLGAFLFKDSHLELNIQPKDLHRELFFRRISYGNATHLNVSVVLGDDNKALLQVWLDRSDRDYYACDGGCLDPPVKLDFKAKQFPVKVTEPMTAVLYITADLEHMKELSQTIHVKEVVEAPAHEHHVIALHRHGHQLGGLPALFWVSITFLIVVFHLFLAKLIYNEYCGSSQEKTRGRYVV
- the LOC119181435 gene encoding uncharacterized protein KIAA2013 homolog isoform X1; translated protein: MDIGEKFRRVKRLCDGYLSHAHYHPKLVLKRSRKMLLLVMMALALVLYIGPSLFRWVRRKTPIMIDPSIGCVALNVDPFLRDVGEFDASLYRSYESSTDKQLLSFVGNGKIGFSVDDDNTLFIFNNRTLSLALPFHPGVEITYSQASHQEGNVIHFVKGTVFRYQCFNKRRKTISVSHTYYAHRTIPSLLVQTVKIVNPLSDPITFGIEQKGSTTENLQAKPLGIKDRYGQENIIWHGKVSPGISKDTVIAFALVTPKLPNTVTVEPKSSTVLKIQTLVDYSLPVKSKDYPSAISQLQSFLKEEMQRVVSIESHILRNMHVDAWSQLWSTGFGISQSKAYGALNGDVINGTIYYILSHVRALASEWNTGPAEHRELQALLAYPEHCYGGHHTLQASTLWADLTSLSSVTNAVNLWMLTLENQGCSKLIKTGAEGVLQAVVLSLGAFLFKDSHLELNIQPKDLHRELFFRRISYGNATHLNVSVVLGDDNKALLQVWLDRSDRDYYACDGGCLDPPVKLDFKAKQFPVKVTEPMTAVLYITADLEHMKELSQTIHVKEVVEAPAHEHHVIALHRHGHQLGGLPALFWVSITFLIVVFHLFLAKLIYNEYCGSSQEKTRGRYVV